In Camelina sativa cultivar DH55 chromosome 13, Cs, whole genome shotgun sequence, the genomic window actcAACGATTACTCTTAGCTTATTACTTTCCTAcactttaaaacatattttcatgTACATAATaacataaagttttttttttggttaaaataataacataaagtTATGTATTTCACTTTCATTTTTTCgtattaattaatttggatCTATCGACAGAGAGATACACGAATGAGgcaaacgagaatgcatgattaatatttgatatttacattatttaataatattcacCATACGTAGTGTACAACGATCTCACAAGTCCGGATCCAACCAAACAACATAgcttttttattataattattaacccataaataaattagagagagaaaaaggagctagatttagagagagaaataatggatgtaatgatgatggtgaagctGGCATTTTCTGCAAGTTTAATgcgtattttcttcttctttattatttttgaagataattcTTTatgaaatagagaaaatataattattgcctgaaaattttccttatttttcgtGTTATGATGGATTCTTGTAGTTGAAGTAAAACATTTGGTCGAACAAAAGCACAGCATTTTGGACCATCATGATCCTTAGTTATTCCTATATATAGTGTTTTCTTATTGATATCATTTATGTACGTATGTAGTAGCATAAGAGAGTCTAAAAATTACCATTAAGAGTTGGAAAATGAGGTcgccaaatttttaaaatctaatttaatgTATGCTTTATACGAAAACATACTtatctttcttatatatatatatatatatatgtgtatgtatgaCGTGCTTGCATTTTTGAATATTCGATGGACCCATTCCATTCCTCAAGTTGTTGATTATTTATTGAGTTTCTTATTAAGGATGAAATTATCATGGGATAACTGATCAAGAAAGTACTGAAACTTGATTGTCTTGagttaactcaaaaaaaaattgtacaaaaGATAATTCATcaagatataattttaaaattatatgataacTTAGAAACTCAATTAAGATCATCTGAGGTAACTAGAAAGATATTTTGTTGTAATTCATCAAGAAGTAATaagttagtaattcatcaaGATGTAATAAGTTCGAATGACTGTTGGTGTATACATCATTAAAGCTGATTAGGACATATGAATTTGACTCAGAATCTCttaattattggaaaaaaacacAACGTCTGTCTTACTAACTTGcttcaaaacaaatattttatatgtgtttgaattaatacatcaaaatgttttttttaaaatattattttgttcattGTAGATGGAAAGttatactactactacataTGTTTTGCTCATATGGTTTGCGTATACGATTCGATCATATGATCATGCTGATATTTAgagaattaaaattaatttgctaaaacaaaaattgatatttattctttaaatatGCAACTTTATAAGCATATAAAccgtttattttcttattttacttGGTCAATACATTCACTCTTTCtggaattttataattttgactttttataattttaaacattattttataatatttcattcTAGAACATTGAATGTCCCATATATTCACTAAATTACTTCAAATTTAATAGAtcctgaaaaaaaaagtgtctaataaaatccaaccaaaacaaaaaaatattacagtttaaatatataaaaaattattgtcaAATACACacatagaatattttttaaaaaaaaaaatatgtgaaccCAAATTGcttaacaaaatcatttttcgttttcatataccaaaaaaaaaaaaagttttacataaaacttttttttttttttttggcaaaacgTTGTGGGATGTCAATTTATGCCGACTGCCCGACTCAATCAATTGtggttagggttttttttttttttttttgttctggttttaaattttggtaATAATTCTTCCGAGAGTGAAAGGAGTCTCCTTTTTGTCTCTTTCTGTCTTCGTTTTCAGAATTCTAATTAGACACACAAACAATTCAATTCTCCCCCTTTGAGTTTTCCGATttgcttctctcttctctctcaaagatctctctctctctctctctctctctctctcattgctTTTTCTTGGAGACAAGACAACGGATCCAAATCGAAGACACTCTCAAACTAAATCCACGGAGATTCCGAttgctctttcttcttctttaaagtaaaattcaggtaaaaaaaaaaaaaaaaaaatcactttttttccatctgggtttcttcttctcttccagtATCAGTCATTGTCTTAGTCAAATCTCTTCTGTTTTACGATTCCTCAGATTCGCCCACCAAGTGTATGTTAAAATTCCTCAAAGagagatagaaaaagaaaaagatgaaggaTTTTCCTTCTTGCTTTGGTGAAAATGGTGTTCAAGTTGCGGATTCATCGTCTTCAAACTCCGGTAAAAATGCTCAGAATCTTGTTACTTGTATCTACCAGTGTCGTATCCGTGGAAGAAACTGTTTGATCACTGTGACATGGACTAAGAATCTGATGGGTCAAAGTGTGACCGTTGGTGTTGATGATTCTTGTAACCAGAGTCTTTGTAAAGTCGAGATTAAGCCGTCTCTGTTCACTAAACGTAAAGGTTCCAAGAGTTTAGAGGCGTATTCTTGTAACATCGATGTATTTTGGGATCTCTCGTCTGCAAAATTCGGATCAGGTCCTGAAGCTTTGGGAGGGTTctatgtttgtgttgttgttgacaaGGAAATGGTTTTGCTTCTTGGTGATATGAACAAGGAAGCTTTGAAGAAGACGAATGCTTCTCCTTCGTCTTTAGGTGCTGTGTTCATTGCTAAGAAAGAGCATGTTTTTGGTAAGAGAGTGTTTGCGACGAAAGCTCAGCTTTGTGCGGATGGGAAGATTCATGATCTTGTGATTGAATGTGACACGAGTGTCACTGATCCTTGTCTTGTTGTTCGTGTGGATGGGAAGACGTTGTTGCAGGTGAAGCGGCTTAAGTGGAAGTTTCGTGGTAACGATACGATTGTTGTTAATAGAATGGCTGTGGAAGTTCTATGGGATGTTCATAGTTGGCTCTTTGGGTTGCCTTCAGCGGGGAACGCAGTGTTCATGTTCAGGACTACTCAATCTACTGAGAAGAGCTTGTCTTTCTCACAGGACATGACAACAACAAACTCCAAGTctcaaagttttggtttttcgtTGATTCTGTATGCTTGGAAGAACGagtagaacaaacaaaaaaaaaaaaaaagagagagtttctcggtgctaaccaaaaaaaaccttataagaGTTTGTTGATTCCTTATCGAcaatttttattctttatagCATGATTTATGAGTTGATTCATAATtggtttcttctatatatatatatatatatatatatatatctccttaTACAATGCTAAATTCAGTTGAGTCTTGACGAATGCGATCTGTGTATGCATCTGTTACTTATGTCCTAGTTACTTGTTTCCTTCTTCATGTGGATAGTGCGAATACAAATATGCTTTCTGATCTTGGAGCTGGTGAACATTTAGATGTTTAGCAAACTTTTGCGTATCTTCTTTATGATAACAGATTGCtcataaaatttctttatagaGGCATATAGAGATCGCCGGATTTGTACACAAATGTTCTCGTGAAGTTTTTAAACATGAATTATTTGATTGATCATAAGATTTGTCTAAAGCATAGCGCTCtttaaagcttttaaaaatatgaatagtaGCAATATGACTGTAACAAGCATAAAAATTGTCTTTGTCTGAGAGATTCTATTAATAACAACTTTCGAAAAAATTTGAATTGTCAAGTCACGGAAACTTTCTGTAGAGAGTAGACAGCTTTCTGTAGACAGCTTTCCACATACTTTAGATAgtatgtggaaaaaaaaacgaacctcaCGCTGTTTCACTGAAAATCTCCTCAACTACTTGCCGTTTGATACTTTTGTCTTATTTTGGTCGGAGAAGTACACATGAGAAGAGACTTCAAGTGTTCAAAGTGAGATAGAGtgtctctcttctttttgttacTGCAAACATTCTTTTATGACATcatgacatgttttttttttttccttttcggtTTTGTATTAGTGATAAAAGCATCCAACGTGGCCTTTATCCAAACACCAAATATTTTTTCCGGGAAAAGAGTAAATTTCAATCCGTACTATTTCAAAAGTGTGAAAATTCATACCTAGACAAAAGAACCCTTGTTTTTCAACCAAAACCCTTGtttaattcaaatttactaCCTAGACTTCGAATCGTTACCCATATTCCTACATTAACTCAAACAGTGTTAGTCAACCgttaaaattttcaatcaaTTTGACACGTAAGCGATGATGTGTCAAGGTCGTTGGGTTCAAAACCTTAAAAAGACGTCATTTAGAATGAAAGGTTAAAACGACGTGTTTTAAATTGGGAGAAAGATcttaaattagggttcttcagtAAGTTCGATTTCAATCTGTTTGTGTCTCTTTATCTCAATACAACTCCTTCGATTCACGCTTTGTTTCTTCTACACTTATCCCTCGCAAATATCTTTAATCCTCGTTCACCATTTTCACCAAGTACACACttagataaagagagagagacatgagCAGATTGAAATCAAACTTactgaagaaccctaatttaagATATTTCCCCCAATTCAAAACACGTCGTTTTAACCTTTCATTCCAAACGAcgttgttttaaagttttgaacCTAACGACCTTGACACGTCATCACTT contains:
- the LOC104736806 gene encoding uncharacterized protein LOC104736806; protein product: MKDFPSCFGENGVQVADSSSSNSGKNAQNLVTCIYQCRIRGRNCLITVTWTKNLMGQSVTVGVDDSCNQSLCKVEIKPSLFTKRKGSKSLEAYSCNIDVFWDLSSAKFGSGPEALGGFYVCVVVDKEMVLLLGDMNKEALKKTNASPSSLGAVFIAKKEHVFGKRVFATKAQLCADGKIHDLVIECDTSVTDPCLVVRVDGKTLLQVKRLKWKFRGNDTIVVNRMAVEVLWDVHSWLFGLPSAGNAVFMFRTTQSTEKSLSFSQDMTTTNSKSQSFGFSLILYAWKNE